From a single Zygotorulaspora mrakii chromosome 2, complete sequence genomic region:
- the RHB1 gene encoding putative GTPase RHB1 (similar to Saccharomyces cerevisiae RHB1 (YCR027C); ancestral locus Anc_1.443), translated as MEYNRELATPASSHSSQSARSFQRKIAILGARNVGKTTLTVRFVESHFVESYYPTIENEFTKIIRFKNHNYTLEILDTAGEDEFSLLNMKSLIGIKGIVLCYSVTNRSSFELIPIIWDKLVDQLGRDNLPVVVVANKIDMRVDSTKDYVTREEGIKMIQSIVSSDKKTRGGFIESSAKQDINVNEAIMMLLKKMESIESGSNSDSGDGKCVMM; from the coding sequence ATGGAATACAATCGCGAATTAGCAACACCAGCATCATCGCATTCGTCGCAGTCCGCAAGGTCGTTCCAACGCAAGATTGCTATTTTAGGAGCTCGGAATGTTGGTAAAACCACATTAACGGTGCGATTTGTGGAATCACATTTCGTTGAATCTTACTATCCCactattgaaaatgagttCACTAAAATCATACGGTTCAAAAATCATAATTATACGCTCGAAATCCTGGATACAGCAGGCGAAGATGAATTTTCACTTCTGAATATGAAATCTCTAATTGGTATCAAAGGTATAGTTCTTTGTTACAGTGTAACCAACAGAAGTAGTTTTGAATTGATACCTATCATCTGGGATAAACTTGTCGATCAATTGGGTAGAGATAATCTTCCAGTTGTCGTGGTAGCGAATAAGATTGATATGAGAGTTGATTCCACCAAGGACTATGTTACACGGGAAGAAGGTATCAAGATGATTCAAAGTATAGTTAGTagtgataaaaaaacaagagGTGGCTTTATAGAGAGTAGCGCAAAGCAAGATATTAATGTTAATGAAGCAATAATGATgctattgaaaaagatggaATCGATAGAATCAGGTTCAAACAGTGATTCTGGAGATGGAAAATGTGTTATGATGTAA
- the VAC8 gene encoding protein anchor VAC8 (similar to Saccharomyces cerevisiae VAC8 (YEL013W); ancestral locus Anc_1.441): protein MGACCCCLKDSSDEASILPIADNEREAVTLLLGYLEDKDRFDFYSGKPLKALTTLVYSDNLNLQRSAALAFAEITEKFVRPVSRDVLEPILILLQSQDPQIQVAACAALGNLAVNNDNKLLIVDMGGLEPLISQMMGNNVEVQCNAVGCITNLATQDDNKHKIATSGALVPLTRLAKSKHIRVQRNATGALLNMTHSEENRRELVNAGSVPVLVSLLSSSDPDVQYYCTTALSNIAVDESNRKKLAQTEPRLVSKLVALMDSTSSRVKCQATLALRNLASDTSYQLEIVRAGGLPHLVKLIQSNSMPLVLASVACIRNISIHPLNEGLIVDAGFLKPLVKLLDYKESEEIQCHAVSTLRNLAASSERNRKEFFESGAVEKCKELALDSPVSVQSEISACFAILALADVSKLDLLDSNILDALIPMTFSNNQEVSGNAAAALANLCSRINNYSRIIDAWDQPKDGIRGFLIRFLHSGYATFEHIALWTILQLLESHNDKVAELVKSDSEIVAAVKRMADVTFNRLQVLSSDSKMNDNELSNSRSSEQVEDASAELYNITQQILQFLN, encoded by the coding sequence ATGGGTgcttgttgctgttgtcTGAAAGATTCTTCAGATGAAGCCAGTATTTTACCCATTGCCGATAATGAGCGTGAAGCAGTAACATTGTTACTAGGATATTTAGAGGACAAAGATAGATTTGACTTCTACTCTGGAAAGCCCTTGAAGGCATTGACTACATTAGTTTATTCGgataatttgaatttacAAAGAAGTGCAGCATTAGCATTTGCAGAGATTACAGAGAAATTTGTACGTCCAGTATCTCGGGATGTTTTAGAGCCCATACTGATTTTATTGCAAAGTCAAGACCCGCAAATTCAAGTCGCAGCATGTGCTGCCTTAGGTAATCTAGCAGTTAACAACGATAATAAGCTACTGATTGTCGATATGGGTGGTCTAGAACCTCTAATAAGTCAAATGATGGGAAACAATGTTGAAGTGCAATGCAATGCTGTCGGTTGCATCACAAATTTGGCAACCCAAGATGATAATAAACATAAGATTGCCACGTCTGGTGCCTTAGTTCCATTGACAAGGTTAGCAAAGTCGAAGCACATTAGAGTGCAAAGAAATGCAACTGGCGCTTTACTGAATATGACTCATTCCGAAGAAAATCGAAGAGAGCTAGTTAACGCAGGTTCGGTTCCAGTATTAGTATCTTTGCTGTCATCATCTGACCCGGATGTTCAATATTATTGTACTACAGCATTATCAAATATCGCGGTTGATGAATCGAACAGGAAAAAATTGGCTCAAACAGAGCCTCGCTTAGTATCTAAGTTAGTCGCGTTAATGGATTCAACGTCATCAAGAGTCAAATGTCAGGCCACATTGGCTTTAAGAAATTTGGCGTCAGATACAAGCTACCAATTAGAAATTGTAAGAGCCGGAGGATTACCTCATTTAGTTAAACTCATTCAAAGTAATTCCATGCCATTAGTTCTCGCAAGTGTTGCATGTAtcagaaatatttcaatacaTCCCTTAAATGAGGGCTTGATTGTTGATGCGGGTTTCCTAAAGCCATTGGTGAAACTATTGGATTACAAAGAGAGTGAAGAGATACAGTGCCATGCTGTTTCGACGCTGAGAAACCTGGCTGCATCTTCAGAAAGGAATCGCAAAGAATTCTTTGAGAGCGGCGCTGTTGAAAAGTGTAAAGAATTAGCGCTAGATTCACCTGTTAGTGTACAAAGTGAGATTTCGGCAtgttttgcaattttaGCATTGGCCGATGTATCCAAGTTGGACCTTCTAGATTCTAATATTCTAGATGCCTTAATTCCAATGACTTTCTCGAATAACCAAGAAGTGTCCGGTAATGCAGCTGCCGCTTTAGCCAATCTCTGCTCCAGAATTAATAACTATTCTAGGATCATAGATGCTTGGGATCAGCCAAAGGATGGTATTCGGGGATTTTTGATTAGGTTTTTACATAGTGGCTATGCCACTTTTGAGCATATTGCACTTTGGACAATTCTCCAGCTTTTAGAAAGTCACAATGATAAAGTAGCCGAATTGGTTAAAAGCGACTCAGAGATTGTTGCAGCGGTTAAGAGGATGGCCGATGTTACGTTCAATCGTTTGCAAGTCTTATCATCTGACTCAAAAATGAACGATAATGAGCTATCGAATTCTAGATCATCTGAGCAAGTTGAAGATGCTAGTGCAGAATTATACAATATAACCcaacaaattcttcaatttttaaacTAG
- the EDC3 gene encoding Edc3p (similar to Saccharomyces cerevisiae EDC3 (YEL015W); ancestral locus Anc_1.442) — MLQFIGFGVQVELRDGKLIQGKIAKATSKGLTLNDVKFGDGGTSQAFKVRASRLKDLKVLTVPPSKKEFEAHKQEQQQGQQQEEQTKELDWQDDEVSKIKLQDDFDFEGNLRMFNKKDVFAELKQKDEIDPQNRLVSHNVRQTSAHSQTKLQIDEMVIPNAKNDAWDQLSFEADNGDDEVDDEDDDDDEDEDDYDTNETTSAQYMPVTKSINITHLLHKASSGNKEKDKDQEQMLSQLEHLLMNQSRSNSFSNVPSPSSKPALLKTKDTKRVVPMATPVQLLEIERVNSEQYGISSSIMLECFALNASFFLKQKLGGRARLRLNNSNPGPLVIILASDSTRSGSRAMALGRHLCQSGHIRVIALLTCTSNDLQDSHVKEQLEIFKKCGGKTVNSISALENAIEKLNSPVEMIIDAMQGFDCNLSDLYENSYLAEDYDNFASSVKGRITAMISWCNQTLNKNAKQIWSLDIPSGYDSGSGLRNFDLAVQATGILSTEWPLTSILNIKADLLLRLQECVVINMGTPQRIYSQRTSLRKFQACDLFATEGYQSLEL; from the coding sequence ATGCTTCAATTCATTGGATTTGGTGTTCAAGTCGAATTGAGAGATGGAAAACTCATTCAGGGTAAAATTGCCAAAGCTACTTCAAAAGGTTTAACTTTGAATGACGTCAAGTTTGGGGATGGTGGAACTTCACAAGCATTTAAAGTTAGAGCTTCGAGATTAAAAGATCTTAAAGTGTTGACTGTGCCACcctcaaagaaagaattcGAAGCACATAAACAGGAACAGCAGCAGGGACAACAACAAGAGGAACAAACAAAAGAGCTAGACTGGCAAGATGACGAGGTGTCAAAAATCAAACTGCAAGACGATTTCGATTTCGAAGGCAATCTACGCatgttcaacaaaaaagatgttttcGCAGAATTGAAGCAAAAGGATGAAATCGATCCGCAAAATAGATTGGTCTCTCACAACGTAAGGCAAACATCAGCGCATAGCCAGACTaaacttcaaattgatGAGATGGTGATTCCAAATGCTAAGAATGATGCTTGGGACCAATTATCGTTCGAAGCTGATaatggtgatgatgaagttgatgatgaggacgatgacgatgatgaggatgaggatgatTACGACACTAATGAGACTACCTCCGCACAATATATGCCTGTTACCAAATCCATAAATATCACCCACTTACTTCATAAAGCCTCGTCAGGAAACAAGGAGAAGGATAAGGATCAAGAACAGATGCTAAGCCAGTTGGAACACTTGCTGATGAATCAATCAAGATCCAATTCGTTTTCCAACGTTCCATCGCCGTCTTCAAAACCAGCACTTCTGAAGACAAAAGACACAAAAAGAGTGGTCCCCATGGCTACCCCAGTACAGTTGCTAGAAATTGAGCGTGTTAACTCAGAGCAATATGGAATTTCTTCAAGCATAATGCTTGAATGTTTCGCATTGAATGCGTCTTTCTTTCTGAAACAAAAACTAGGTGGTCGTGCTAGACTTCGTTTGAATAACAGTAACCCTGGTCCATTAGTTATAATACTGGCCTCCGACTCTACCCGATCTGGATCTCGTGCTATGGCACTCGGGAGACATTTATGTCAGTCAGGTCATATTCGTGTAATTGCATTGTTAACCTGCACGTCTAATGATTTGCAAGATTCTCACGTAAAGGAACAGCTGGAAATTTTTAAGAAATGTGGCGGTAAAACTGTCAATAGCATCTCCGCATTAGAAAACGCTATAGAAAAGCTGAATAGCCCCGTCGAAATGATAATTGATGCAATGCAAGGTTTCGATTGTAATCTAAGTGATTTGTATGAAAACAGTTATCTTGCAGAGGACTATGATAACTTCGCATCTTCAGTCAAGGGTCGCATCACAGCTATGATTTCGTGGTGCAACCAGACCTTGAATAAAAACGCGAAGCAAATTTGGTCCTTAGATATACCAAGTGGTTATGATAGCGGATCAGGCTTGAGGAATTTCGATTTGGCCGTACAGGCGACAGGTATTCTGAGTACTGAATGGCCGTTGACATCAATTCTTAATATCAAGGCAGATTTGCTCCTTCGTCTACAGGAATGCGTAGTAATAAACATGGGCACACCACAAAGAATATATAGTCAAAGAACATCGCTCCGCAAATTTCAAGCATGCGATCTTTTCGCAACTGAGGGGTATCAATCCTTAGAATTGTGA
- a CDS encoding alkaline phosphatase family protein (similar to Saccharomyces cerevisiae NPP1 (YCR026C) and NPP2 (YEL016C); ancestral locus Anc_1.444), giving the protein MAGGGDEDDIESFDISDNQSVQRASLDDEDFLGSQVRNGPDNAGGVWRKLKIWWYRRSLRLPNTGSFKWQERSIPLYDMDRTGIAVGGTEEEGATDMGRASWSKRVPWRRVVSIILALSLVGIAASLLVSIAKTKSGQGLLSHRFDPYIKYNNGTHDFYPLTVMVSLDGFHPSLISKKFTPFLYGLYTLSYAENITAAPYMLPCFPTQTFPNHWSIVTGKYPRDHRIVSNFFYDSTVDKEFSPGNVDPLLWANSSEPIWQVLQTAFSHGGDDVDWPFKVATHMWPGSDVNFSSVPSVPKERMPFYSDEFDLDESLDDKLGSIVKFMDMDSLDSRPQFILSYVPQIDSFGHKHGYPINSQQEYHQLFAKELEKVDNFVKNLTESIETRNIQNFTNLIIVSDHGMSNIEFPKNVLIWEDLIDDKFNTKRLQNVYNEGPMLAITTVERDDINELKRVVQNSLNELEIEIGSKFKIFLNGNFPDSFNFDNLDEPRIAPIWIIPEPGYAIMTKKNFKNTGKRKDKKVIGSHGYNNSVPEMRSAFIGMGPFFTKGYVKPFENIEIFDMILDIFGVSNNDRFGDNEDTFFYKNFLRNDTIETNVEYLKKIYGSDNAYNELWGDGTMMTETSTSTSTSTTATTGASSSVRATQTSPSSSSSTTSMGLSTVISTNRISSASLTSSASLTSSASSASETKAGNWLEDILEDTKDIIDEIIDDIEDIVKGDNNT; this is encoded by the coding sequence ATGGCTGGAGGTGgcgatgaagatgacatCGAGTCATTTGATATAAGCGATAACCAGAGCGTGCAGCGGGCATCGCTGGATGATGAGGATTTCCTCGGTTCGCAGGTCCGCAATGGCCCCGACAATGCCGGCGGCGTGTGgagaaagttgaagatttggTGGTATAGGAGGAGTTTGAGGCTACCGAATACGGGGAGCTTCAAGTGGCAGGAGAGAAGCATACCACTGTATGATATGGATCGCACTGGCATCGCGGTCGGCGGAACTGAGGAAGAAGGCGCCACCGATATGGGAAGAGCCAGCTGGTCGAAGCGTGTACCGTGGAGACGTGTGGTGTCGATTATTCTGGCTTTGAGTCTCGTGGGAATTGCAGCTTCGTTGTTGGTAAGCATCGCAAAGACAAAAAGTGGCCAGGGGCTGCTTAGTCACAGATTCGATCCCTACATCAAATATAACAACGGGACGCACGATTTCTATCCGCTCACTGTTATGGTGTCCTTGGACGGGTTCCACCCATCATTAATCTCGAAAAAGTTCACTCCTTTCTTATACGGGCTATACACATTGTCATACGCCGAGAATATTACCGCGGCGCCTTATATGTTGCCTTGTTTCCCGACGCAAACTTTCCCTAATCATTGGAGCATTGTCACTGGTAAGTACCCGAGAGATCATCGCATTGTTTCGAATTTTTTCTACGACTCCACAGTAGACAAGGAGTTTTCACCGGGGAATGTTGATCCGTTGTTATGGGCGAATTCAAGCGAGCCAATCTGGCAGGTGCTCCAAACTGCATTCTCTCATGGTGGGGACGATGTGGATTGGCCATTTAAGGTCGCAACTCATATGTGGCCAGGAAGTGACGTAAATTTCAGTTCAGTTCCCAGCGTACCCAAGGAGAGAATGCCTTTTTATTCTGATGAGTTCGATCTGGATGAATCATTGGATGACAAGCTTGGTAGTATTGTTAAATTCATGGATATGGATTCCTTAGATTCCAGGCCACAATTCATATTGAGTTATGTGCCGCAAATTGATTCATTTGGTCATAAGCATGGATATCCAATAAACTCTCAACAAGAATATCATCAGTTATTTGCTaaagaacttgaaaaagttgataattttgtcaaaaacTTAACAGAATCGATTGAGACTAGAAATATACAAAACTTTACCAACTTAATCATTGTTAGTGATCACGGTATGAGCAATATAGAGTTTCCCAAAAACGTACTAATATGGGAGGATCTGATAgatgataaattcaatacCAAGAGATTACAAAATGTTTACAATGAAGGTCCAATGTTGGCAATCACCACagttgaaagagatgacataaatgaattgaaaagagtagTACAGAACAGTCTCAATGAATTGGAGATTGAAATTGgttcaaaattcaaaattttcttgaacGGTAATTTTCCAGATAGTTTTAACTTCGATAATTTGGACGAGCCAAGAATTGCACCAATATGGATTATACCAGAACCAGGATATGCAATaatgacaaagaaaaaCTTTAAAAATACCggtaaaagaaaagataaaaaagtTATCGGTTCACATGGATATAATAACTCCGTGCCTGAAATGAGATCAGCATTTATTGGTATGGGaccatttttcacaaaAGGATACGTTAAACCATTTGAGAacattgaaatttttgatatgaTTTTAGATATATTTGGCGTCTCAAACAATGATAGATTCGGCGATAATGAAGATACGTTCTTTTACAAAAACTTTTTACGCAATGATACAATAGAGACGAATGTTGAATACTTAAAGAAAATTTATGGCAGTGACAATGCCTATAACGAGCTATGGGGTGATGGTACGATGATGACAGAAACAAGTACAAGTACAAGTACAAGCACAACTGCAACAACTGGTGCAAGCAGTTCAGTTCGTGCAACGCAGACAAGCCCGAGCAGCTCGAGCAGTACAACATCGATGGGTCTCAGTACTGTGATTAGTACAAACAGGATATCCAGTGCGAGCCTTACAAGCAGTGCGAGCCTTACAAGCAGTGCAAGCAGTGCAAGCGAAACA